From the genome of Rhododendron vialii isolate Sample 1 chromosome 10a, ASM3025357v1:
TAACACAAGTTGGGACTAAAATGCAAAAGACAAATTGTTAGACTCTACTATTTTGTGACACTCCTACTTGTGTAGGCTCGACCATTGCTTACTCAAGCGCTTGAAAGTGGAAGTCTGGAAGAGTTGATAGATCCAAGACTAGAAAACAACTACGTCGCAACTGAGATGTTCGGGATGATTCAAGCAGCTGCAGTTTGCATACGTCATTTATCCTCAAAGAGGCCGCGGATGAGTCAGGTAATAAAAACTTTCACATTTACTAGTGATTTGGTCATTTTTATATTTCTGCATAGAATGACTTAGAATGTTGTCCTTGTTCTTATCCTCAACCTCATGTCAGGTGGTAAGAGCTCTAGATACCATAGGTGAACTATCAGATATAACAAACGGGATGAAACCTGGACAAAGCGAGATCTTCAATTCAAGGGAACAATCTGCTCAGATCAGAATGTTTCAAAGGATGGCATTTGGAAGCCAAGACATCAGCAGTTCAGAGTTCTTCGATCGTTCTCATAGTAGCTGGCAGAGTAGAGAGTCAAGAGACTAGTGAAGCAACCGAAACAAAGCGACAAAGTATAGATCTTTCTAGGCAATACCGAAGTATGCCAAAACAACATACTCGAAAGGGCTGCATATTCTTCTCACTTGGAATGATTTTGAGACCCTCCGTTTAGAGTTGAGATCTTGTAATTCGGCCcattacataatttttttttcctttttcctttttccggTATAAATTTTCTTCGCTAACACTTGTTTGCTTACTCATTTCGATTCTTTGTGTTGATATTCATCCAACCAAATTTCTCTTTACTTAATGAACAGCTTACCTTTTTTCTGCAAATTTTCCATGTTTTGCAGAAATCTTGAACTTTCTGCATGTAAGGTCCCGTCTGTGCCTGCGTTTCGTACACTCTTTCCTTCGGCCTCGTGTTTATTATCTTGATAAAGAACTTGAGGTCACCAATCTGTTTACCAGAATGAAGCTGGAATGCTTATTGTGCCTTTTGAGAATGAAACATGGAAGTATAATACAAATGGAATCACCATTCATCAAATTTTCTTGAATGACCATTTCATTGGGAGACCATATGAATGGTCCATATCCTTTGCTTCGTttttctcctccctctctctctcagttaaAAGGATTCAGGCTGCTTTCTCATGGACTcaacttgaatttgaaaattgtccttatttgaattttatttgcatttgttagttttggcgCCAAACTTTGGTGGGTTATTGATCTATTTAGACGAGATGAatcgaaaagtaaaattttggcacttttacccaagtattttaagaaataatcactttttagagcaaaaaaaattctaaataaaGGACAGAATTTTCAAATTAAGTTAAGTCCAAGAGAACGCAGCTTGAATTAGCATAGCAACTCCTGATCAGTTGGGGAACCCACCTGACCTAAATTGTAAATATGTCTTCTTCATACAACAGAATAATACCATCAGCAGTTTCGCCaaggaaaataggagaaaaaaaattcacaattaaagaaattattattaaaccgtttttttatttttatttttatcaataCCCTAGGTTGGAACTTGTATAAAGGAAGAAAAGTGAAGGAAAACTTGTTAGTTTCTCTTCTATTATTTGGTTTGAGGGGAGTAAAGAGAAAATAGCAAAACCAAATGTTGATCACTAACAAAAttctctacatttttttttttcacactttACTTCTTAATTACTCCATCAATCCAATAAAGAATGTCGATTATTTTACCATTCATACGTTTTGAataattgtttatattttaGAATTCATACTGTTGTTTATGATTATGAAAATTGTTACATAACTAAATGATAGTCCgtatttatcaaacaagattcacaATGCATATAAAATTACATTGTAAATTAAAAAGTACGAATAATTTTACGAGAGGTATAGTAAAAATTAACATTCTTTGTGGGATGGATTCTTCTCTTCCGTAAGTTcttttttcaaatccaaaaaaaaatatttatatttttgggAAGCATAAAAACACCAAAGCAAAGTACGGAAACACAAGAGATGGAAACACCATAAGAACGACGCCGTTTAAAGATCACAACAAACGTAGGTTACGTAGCCCCGTCGGTTGAAACGACGACTCTCTCCTTGACCATCCATCCATCGATCGACAGCCTCAGACCAACGCGTAGTTGTATTACTtctctggagagagagagagagagagagagagagagagagagtcttgaaaTGGGGGAAGAAGAGGATCCACAGAGGCTGAAGAATGTAGCGGCGGCGTCGTACGACTACGAAAACGACCCGAGATGGGCGGAGTACTGGTCAAACATACTCATCCCCCCTCACATGGCTTCTCGCTCCGACGTCCTCGACCACTACAAGCGCAAGTTCTACCAGCGTTACATCGTCTGTACACTTTACCACCCTTACTTCCAAacccttttcttgtttttttcataAACCATCATGTCTTCCTTTATTTGTTGTTGGAATTTTCCTGTGATTCGTAGGGGTTTTAGACGTAATTTGGGTTGTGGGTTTTCGATTTTGATCGTTCTTGATAGAGAATTGATTGAATTTTACGCAAGAGTTGATCCCTACCGAAACTAGTAGGGGTTATCTGAAGAATTCTCCTTTCATGTTTCAATCAATTGGGATCAGCTACATTAATCCTATTTTAATATTGAGCTCTGTCCAGGTAGCGGCTACCTGTTCACTTAGATTTAGAAATCACAAATCCTTCTGAATTCTCCTTTCATGCTTATAAACCATTATATCTCCTTCTATTTATTCTTGGAATTTTCTTGTGGTTGAAAGGAACCGTTTCTAGGATTTTCAGACGTAATTTAGGTTGTGGGTTTTGCTTCTTGTTAGGGAATTCTTGAATTGAACAATACTATATATTTATCTAATTCAGTAGTGATACCACCAAACTCCTTTCTTGTTTATAAACCATCATATCTCCTTGTATTTATTCTTGGAATTTCCTGTGATTGAATGAAACCTTCATATAGGGGTTTCAAACGTAgtttgggtttttggttttgaattttgattgttCTTTTTAGAGAATACTTGAATTTAACGCAAGAGTTGAGCAGTACTGAAACTAATTCAGTGTTCTTGTTAAAAGAAAATGGTTTTTGGTTGTGTTCTCCTGATATCAACTAATTCAAGTATTAGTTGAATTTAACGCAAGATTGAACACTACTATATATTTAACTAATTCAGTTGTGATACCACCAAACTCCTTTCATGTTTATAAACAATCATATCTCcttgtattttgaatttttgtctgaccaaaaaaaaaaaaaatctccttgTATTTATTCAGTGATCTCCTGATAgcaaccaccccccccccccccccccccccccccccccggcccttGTATTGCTGTTTGTATTCTGTAGTCGAATACTGGAATGGATCTTATTTGAGTTGGACTCCACTATGCATAAAGTTTGGGGATTTTGGCGAAATTGCTTGAGGTAGTGAGTTACTACTGGTTGGGGCTACGTTCAATTGTGTTATACTGTTGATTTTTGGCTGTTTTGTAGTATCTAGTCTGATCGAGTGGGTTAAGTTTGCATAATTTAAGATTTGGGATATCTTTCTTCTGGTGATTTTTCAGTAATTCAGTTACCCCCCTGGTTTTATTTTAGTCATGGTTGATAGATATCTTTACTTGACATTTGTTCCATGTTAAGAGTATTATTCTTTGGATTAGTACTGTAAATTGTGTAAGTGTGGTTTTGGGCTTAGGattttggtgtttggttttCATTGGTATCATTGGGATGCTCGTTTAATGTGCAGGATCCTGATCTTCTTGTTGAGGCGATTGCTTCTGGCAGTTCCTCTCAGTCAGCAAGGCCAAcaccatcatcatcttcaactCCAAATGACCAAGCACGACAACGTACCTCAGGTAGAAAATATTTCATGTCTTCTTTAGCAATTAGGAAAATAATGAAGAGTTGccattattatttatattaccCTTATTTATACTGTAGGATCAACTACTAGGACATCAGGGTCATCAACAACTGCAGCTCCAAGTCCAACTTCTTTGCGCTGGGATTGGCAAACCATTCATTTTTCCGTCAATGCTTGGGTATGATTTGTATAGTCGTATAGAAATGAATGTGGATTCATGCAAACATCTCTGAATGGACTCCTTGACAAACTTTACCCTTGCTTGGAACTAGTTGAAAGTTAactctcttttttgaaaaactagctTATTTCGAACAATTAGAGCAAGCTGGATCGGTTGTATAAATAAGGAATAAGGATTATGGTGTAGATCAATCTAATTTGTGCATATTTCACAAGATATGAGATGCAGCATTCCTTGTGGCCCATCCCTTGCATCCGTCATGTAGACACTGATAGTGATAGAGAAGCACTCATAGTTTAGTATTCACTCGCTACAAGGGACTTCTAAGAAACAGATTCTTGACTTGTCCCGTTTCTAGTTTCTTCGTCTCACTAGCTTCATTTGATATTTGCATGTTGCTTGGCTTTGCTTGGCTGCAATCTTATTTTTCCCTCACAGTTGGCTATTTCCATTTCTTCTAAGTTCATTGTATGCGAGGAAGACATTCTTTAAATTTTGGGTGTATTTTAGGTACCGTACGGTTGGCTTAAACATCATGTAGTAGCACATTGTACAGTCTTGTTACTCAGATTATGCTGTTCTCAACTTGGCCCACTTCTTCCGCAGTTCCATGTTGACCTTTTTGCCCATCTGATCTTCTTTCCTCATCCAAATTTGCCATTTATGAAGGATCAGTGTTTTTCATTTGGCACAAAAAGCCCTATCGACTGAGAGcgcaaaaggaaaagaaagaaattggaaCTTACACTCGCTAGAACTTCTTGGCGGAGCTTTGCTATCTACTCTAAACAACTGCGACTCCTGAATACGCTGGAACTTGGGCACCTTTGTGTACATTTCTGTTAGATTAAGCATCCTGCAATTTGATTCTATTCAAATATTGAAGTGCATATTATCCTTGAAACAAGTGTTGTGTTGTCTTGAATAGGATGCGACTGGGTGACTATAAAATATAAcctccttttgtttttggttgctTGCAGAGAAGCCATTGAGAAATCTTACAAATCTTAGAATATCATATTCTTTTTTGGCCAGGTTCTTGTGATGGCTGTGCTTGCTATAATTCCTCTTGTACCTGCAAATCTTTCGAACAGGGCATACAGGCTTTCCTTTATGGGCACAGCATGTTCTTCTCTGTATTCATTGTACTCTCTCTATGGGGTAACCTTGCTGTTCCAGTCCAAGTCATTTTTTATGCTTACCAAATCCAGGTTATAATGGTTTTTGGGCTTGTTTTACTAACCTGTCATCATCTGCAGAAACCTAGGGCATGGAATTTGCAGGCCTTGCAAGTATGGTTTCAGTCTGTGATAGCAACAAAGGACTTTATCTACTTCATTTACTGTCTTACTTTTGTCACTTCACATCTTCACCTCAAATGTTAGTATCACTTTGCCTCCTGTACTCATTTCttgcttcttgtttttttctccctttgcTTCCTTGTATACTGATGCTGCATTTGTTCAGTTGCTTTGATTCCCGTGATATGCTGGGCTTTGGAACATGTTGCCAAGTTCCTTAGACGTAACTTTAGCCGTGCTTCTGCATACAGGTAAGCGATCTCTAAGTGTTTGTTGAAATGAATTGAAGTTTTTTAGGCTGCAGCTTGTAGTCACCCAATTGCTAGGACGGTTAACACTTTCCTCTGTTTGCGACACATCTTAAATGATTGGTCTGGAGTATTGGGGGTTATGGCCTAAAGGGTACTATTTTCTTCTTGAGATTTGGTTATAGCTAAGGTTTTAGCTTGAGTCAAATGTTTCTGGAAAAAGGTGATCTCAGTTTGTTTTCTTTCCTAGGCAATGGGCCATCAAAAGCATCCAGCCACCCATTTGTGTTCCCGCTACCTCCAGAGAGTTGAATTAATATTCCTGCTGAGAACTCTTCCCCTAGTTGGTTCTATGATGATTTACTTGTCAAAGTTGATCGGATATTACTAAAAGGAGATCTGCTGTTGTGTATTAATCATGTGGATGTTGTTATTGTTATGTTTTTAAGTCTTCATTATGGATTTCATAaaaagctcaattttttttttatttggtagtTGTTAACTTAATTACCATGCATTGTTTACTCTCATCCCTACCCTAAGCACATGAAACAACCTTTAGAATGTTTCAAGAAACTTGTGTCACGGTTAACGATTGAGTTTGTGATGGGTTTTATTGTGAAGCAAAGTCCCTCATCACCCGGGTACCAGaataatatgaagtatataagcgttagggcaccctcacttcaatggCTAGCtcttggggttgagttctacccaagactgTAACATCTATTGTAAGACTGGTTTATACTTGGATTTTTGAATTGTGGTATATGATTCCCAGGGTTTATGGGATGAAAAGAATCTTTTAAACTAGTTAGCATTTTGAGCCCTTGATGAGTTTGTTGCATTAGGATTGCTTGTGCTTAGTAATACATGataccaatgttctaaaaagcgctcggcgctaggcgggcggccgaccaccttcaagcttcgagacctattaatcggccattaatcgccttttagcaattagtcggtttttttttaaaaaaaatattctacaacctccctaccatcaataatcacagtttttctagttgatgtgatatatcttctctACCATCAATACTTACTAGTTACTACACGTCTACCGGTCTACACCAAACGGTCCAAACCATAAATTTACAATACTACACTACTCTGCTACTCAGACTCAAGtgttaaattttgtaaaaaaaaatactactcactACAGAGAGGGGGGGATCAAGaaattacagagagagagagagagagagagagagagagattacaaagaGAGGGGGATCAAGAGAGAGGGATTGAGAGTTACAGCAGTCAACAATGAGGCGCAGTGGCGGTGAATGGTGATGAAAGGCGTTGGCGATGACTAGCGTCGGCGATGAGAGGCGATCGTCGATGTACTGGCGTCGGCAGTAGGCGATGACTGGGTTTCTTCCCAGACCCAGATCGATGAGAGGCTGATCGAATGAGAGCCCTAACACAGTAATTCGAAGCCCTAAATAACCTGGTATGAGTATAACAGTTACCCCCTtcgttttctaaaaattcagaTTTACCTTGCCTAATCGCCCATTAGCCGATTAATCGCCCATGAATCGATTAATCGCCTATCGCCGCCTACACGCCGACCAATTAAGCGCGATTAATCGCCGCCAAAGTCCGATTAATCTTCTAGCTGCCTAATTCAACCTTTTAGCCATTAATCTCATCGGTCAGCCCAAATTTCCaattaatcgcccattaatcggcaattaatcccgccttttagaacactgcatgATACATCTACTAGCTTGGCAAATTTTTGCGAGACTTGAATTCTGCCTTGGCTTGTTTGTTATTGACTTTTCTGGATGCTGGAATCCAGAGTCTGGCTAGCTTGCTGCCTCGCATCTTGCTTATTTGTCTGTTGTTGGAAGATCTTGGCCTTAAAAGTTGCCTTACATGATCAAGGTTTTAGTTATAATGTAGTGGAAGGAAGACATTTGCTTTTCTTTGCAACTTTTGTTTGGCTGGAAATTGGAGGAACTTTGGACTGATTCTTGTAGAAGAAAGTTTAGGTATATGAATGATGGATTATGGAAAGTGGAAGAGTGGAGTTCAGAGTGGTCAAATGTTTGCTGTTGATGACATTGCATGCTTCAAAGAATCAAAATCATCAATTGGATGATCAATCCTGCATTTGAGTTTTTTGTTTAAATCTCATTCTTGTTGCTCTCTAGCTACAAACTGCGACCACCTTGAGATTCGTTTGGTGCAATATTAATAGGCTACAAGCTTATCTCCTAAATTTGTGTATCAAACTGTTCAAGATCTATGTATGTTTTAACATTCATTGTATTTTGTCTATTCTAGCTTGATAGTTCTTATATTTCTGTGGTGGTTGACAGGAAGTACTTGGAAGAGCCATGTGTCTGGGTAGAGTCAAACACATCTACCCTCAGCATTCTTTCTTCACAAGCTGAGATTGGACTTGGATTTCTTCTAGTTCTTTCTCTGTTCTCGTCAGTTCTTCAGCTCATTTGCCTGTGTCTTCCAATTATtttacgtgttttttttttttaaaattccccTCATCATTTGAAATGCAGGTGGCAGCGCAACATAATACAAACATTCATGTACTGGCAggtttgttttgcttctttcttttcatttatggTCTATGGACTTTTAACTTCTTGTTTGCAAGTTTGTGGCTTATTCAAAGAGCATTTCTTAGTAGATGTAGACGTAGCCAATTATGATGTATAAAAGATTACATAACGCTTATTATTACCCTCCCATCTGTGGAAGTTTGGAGTAGGATGTGTTGGACCATGCTATACTACGAACATGTTTAGGAATTTGTCAAGTCAGTGGGTCCTACATTCTTGGGTTTGGGAAGGGATTCTGAACCTGTTAAGTGTTAACTGCGTGTTTAGCCTCTCCTGAACCTGCCTCGTTCCCAATCTGGATGCAATTTTaatgctactccctccgttccttatTGAGAGtcccttttttcattttgggatgttccaaaatgattgtccctTTCCAAAATGGAAGtagaaatttgataaaattccaaaagtgTCCCTCATGTGTGAATTCTAATGGTGCAAAATAGGTTTAATATAAGGGTGATGGTGGAAAGCAGGTGTAATAATTACATGTCCCCTAAAAGGATATTGGAATTCCTAGGAGGGACTctcatttaggaacggagggagtatgatagCATGACTGCAAGTCTGCAACACTATGTAGCACTGACACAGACATGTGACATGAGATTGAAACTTTGCcatgtaaaatttgaaaaattggaGGGCACGACACATTGGGAACACATTTTCCAATAGCGTTGGGTTCACTATTATATGAATAAAATGTAAAACACATCAAGATGTTACATCATATATACCTTCAATCATATTTATCATTCACACAAGTATTCGAACAAAAAGCATTTCATCATTACCTTTATAATCAATAAACCATTATCCATCACATAAAAAATATGACTtccctcaatttttaacaccCCTTGCTTGTTTTGTGAGTGTCACGAGAGTGTCCGGAGCATTTTTTAAGTATCCCTGGAGTGTGCAAACTAAAACcgttgagaaaaaaaagtggATTTGAGTGTCAGACACGTGGTCGGAGAGAATGTGGCgtccacagtggcgactccaggACTTTTGTTCAATGGGGTTGCACCAAATCTTTTTTGTCACAAGAAATTTTAGCCGGCATCTACTAAATTAAATTATACCCAACGGCAAACACTGTAGGAGTCCATGTGGCGTCGCCACTCGGTGTCCAGCAAGTGTCCGTGCCATGTAGCTGCAACATGTTTTGCGTATCCTGTTTAGCTATGGCCCAGGCTTGGAGCTATATTGGGGCTACCCAAGTAGTCCAGTTGCATTTGGATTTACAAAACATTGAGGTTGATTTAGTTGTTAGTCTGGTAGCTATCAATTGCACATGGGTGTTTGTCAATGCCATTAGGAACCTCTTTGGTCAACCACACATTGTACCGTATAATGTGAGATTACCCTGCACATTTCATATTTCATAGTTTTTTGTTGTGAACCATGAAAAGCATTAAGGATTATATGTGTTCACCCTGTAGGAAATATTAACAGTTGTTTCTGAATCAAATCTCAGTATTTAACCTAAATTACTTTTCTGCAATTTTGTTGGGCAGCTATTAAAGCTCATGTATCATGCCCCTGTGACTGCCGGTTACCATCAAAGCGTGTGGGCTAATATTGGGAGGATTGTCAATCCGCTGGTCCATCATTATGCACCCTTTTTGAACACTCCAATTTCTGCAGTTCAGAGATGGTGGTTCAGGCAATAAGCCCATATGGACAGAAGAAGAGCTCTCTGGTGGAATGATCAGTACGGGATTTCGTAGAATCACGAGATCAGAAATGATTGATTAAACCTCTGCTAGTAATCTCTTAGGAACCCTACCTTCGTGCCTCCTGTTTTCACATGTACGAACAGTTGACCAAACACGTGTCTTTCTTACTCTCCCTCAATTCGGAAGAATATCTCATCTTATGAGGAGAGCACATGGTTAACTCTTGATTCCTAGATGAGACAATATGCTATGATGGGCATAGATATGGaacttttgtttggaaaagcTTATTTGGGAAACTGGTCTATTTGCAACTTAATTTGTAGCTACGATGGTGCTGATTTCCTGTGCCCATGGAAACTGTACAGTTTCCCtgctttggttttcttttttcttcttagcTTGTTTTAGACTGTGTTGCGGGCAAAAACAATTCTGAATTGGGTTCTAAGGCCTACAAAATTCGAAAATGCTaaacccaaaatttaaaaaaaaacgaacaaagAAGAGAGAATATAACACcaggtaaaaataaaattttgagcTTGTCTTTAGATCCCTTGGTAAAAATATTTAACTTTTGCTCCAAACATTTCACTTTTTAATAGTAAAATTTTGACAATGATTtgactgaaaatgaaaaagtacagaaaatgaaaaaaaaaaacatttcattttTCAGAATTGCTATAACTCGGGtctgaaaaaaatttattctatgCACCAAGACACCTCCGCGTGGTGCTCCGGACATTTTATTTTGGAGTCTACGATAAAATATATGGACTTGGTCACACGTCGACATTTTATCTTGAGTCTACGATAAAGTATATGGACTCGGTCACATATCGGTTCAACTTCTGACAAAAAATATGTGGTGGAAAAGGAACATGGGACACCACGTGCCATTGATGTGGTGGAAAAGGAACATGGGACACCACGTGCCATTGACGAGACGAAAATCGAAAAACGGAGCGGGAAAAGGGCAAAACGGGTCATGAGACGAAAATCGAAAAACGGAGCGGGAAAATGGCAAAACGGGTCAATACGGTTTCCAGTTCCCGCCAAGTGCATAGAGCGGTTAAGTAACCGTTTCTTCCATTTGAATCAGAGAGAAAATCaagtaccccaaaaaaaaaaaccccaaaccctaGAAAAATGTTTCGTGGGGTTCTCATTCTCATTAGAAATTGATGCCGATCCTATCAATTCTCAtctttctcctcttcctccGATCATCTTTGATTGCTTCTCAACAGCCGCAATTCCAGGAAGACCCTCCGAATCCCCACCTATTTTCAGGTCTCTTTCTCTgtcattttgtgaaattttcagatatatattttttaatttctagttaCTAGATGCCCGGGCACACGCAATGGCGTGAAAGCCTACTTCTGCAAACGTGGGAAAGGGAAAAATCTTCGATGTGACATGAATTGTGCCTGGGCAgtctttttccctttcccgCTTTTGCACCTCAAAGATTTTGCCCAGGTAAAATCTTCAATGTGACATTACTCTAACGAAATCTGAGATCTGAGAATggaaaagaggagaaaagaaaactGGAGTGGCTTTCTTTTTACCttgttttgttggaagtttTTTTAGGTAGTTAAAAGGGTAGTTGAGGACTTTCACACCAAAAGAAGTTCCCTTTATAGTAAAAGAAGTTAATAGATAACAGGTGCATATGTAACCCTTGATTTTTCAGCTCAGGAGCCTTGGCGAAAAAGTGCTAGGAGGCTTTCGAAACCCCTAGTTAGAGACGATGGAAGAGTTTACAGTTGTTCGGAAAGGAACTTGTTTGCCTTTGAAAGTAATGGGTCCATAGCTTGGACTGTGAATTTAAATTACACGTGTAACGTTGGAATAGCTCCGATTCATGGTGGTTCAAGAAAGGTGAGAGATCTGTCttggtttgtttcttttcaaagaTTTAATTTGCAAGGTTGTGATCAACTTTGATATGTGGTGTTTATGCTTTCCATTCTGGATGGTGTGAGTCTTAGCATGTTCTTTTCCAAGCTAGAAGTTGGGCTGTGTGTGTGCATGTAAATTCGTAGATATGAGAATTTGGGTAGTTGGGATCAAGTGATTTTAACACTTGGTCACAACAGTTAATTTATGTTCTAATAAAGGTAGTTgt
Proteins encoded in this window:
- the LOC131304601 gene encoding uncharacterized protein LOC131304601, with protein sequence MGEEEDPQRLKNVAAASYDYENDPRWAEYWSNILIPPHMASRSDVLDHYKRKFYQRYIDPDLLVEAIASGSSSQSARPTPSSSSTPNDQARQRTSGSTTRTSGSSTTAAPSPTSLRWDWQTIHFSVNAWVLVMAVLAIIPLVPANLSNRAYRLSFMGTACSSLYSLYSLYGKPRAWNLQALQVWFQSVIATKDFIYFIYCLTFVTSHLHLKFALIPVICWALEHVAKFLRRNFSRASAYRKYLEEPCVWVESNTSTLSILSSQAEIGLGFLLVLSLFSWQRNIIQTFMYWQLLKLMYHAPVTAGYHQSVWANIGRIVNPLVHHYAPFLNTPISAVQRWWFRQ